A single genomic interval of Camelina sativa cultivar DH55 chromosome 11, Cs, whole genome shotgun sequence harbors:
- the LOC104721032 gene encoding uncharacterized protein LOC104721032: MKPSRSEEVSDPEQQIKNCNQIRADFDSLAPKRPTKPTRSEPGSPGSFTTSDEATDHPEADKFRSLQSQTHGKVLGEGDSSAVQDEFLETEYYTNLTATDKQHHTTGSGFINVVKEDGGGETTEAVTAVAIGDGGEKAVYRSNPATNEWIPAAAEEDLVSEFSSKPTRSESS; this comes from the exons ATGAAGCCAAGCCGGAGCGAAGAAGTATCCGACCCGGAACAGCAGATCAAGAACTGTAACCAGATCAGAGCTGATTTCGATTCCTTAGCCCCAAAACGACCCACTAAACCCACTCGTAGCGAACCTGGATCTCCTGGATCTTTCACTACCTCAGACGAAGCCACGGACCATCCTGAAGCTGACAAATTCCGATCTCTCCAGTCACAAACTCAT GGTAAAGTACTAGGTGAGGGAGATTCATCTGCAGTTCAAGATGAGTTCTTGGAAACAGAGTATTACACAAATCTCACCGCCACTGATAAGCAACATCACACG ACTGGAAGTGGGTTTATCAATGTGGTGAAGGAAGACGGTGGTGGAGAGACAACCGAGGCCGTTACCGCCGTCGCAATCGGAGACGGAGGagaaaaagctgtttacagaAGCAATCCGGCAACGAACGAATGGATCCCTGCGGCGGCGGAGGAAGATCTCGTTTCTGAATTTTCATCTAAACCGACACGGAGCGAGAGTTCTTGA
- the LOC109127532 gene encoding uncharacterized protein LOC109127532 yields the protein MRPFGLIFTVMFLVSAFSESRTADCRVLLGGSKTEAIVQSKNHGVDLRSEDLFGVVIHGYRKLRWLSSAGERMHTMASGPSRRGAGH from the coding sequence atgagaCCCTTTGGCTTGATCTTTACGGTCATGTTCTTGGTCTCGGCCTTTTCGGAATCAAGAACAGCCGATTGCAGAGTTCTCCTTGGTGGTTCGAAGACTGAGGCAATCGTTCAATCTAAAAATCATGGGGTCGATTTGCGAAGCGAAGACTTATTTGGGGTCGTGATACATGGTTATAGGAAGTTAAGGTGGCTCTCTTCGGCTGGAGAGAGGATGCATACAATGGCTTCAGGACCGAGCAGGAGAGGTGCTGGTCACTAA
- the LOC104721034 gene encoding uncharacterized protein LOC104721034 — protein sequence MMNKAVVSSILVFMMIGLVLVESRPLGLTKTEEKFMAGFFDALALGSIKDSGPSPGEGHKFVDRKDTFRFDKHSGPSPSGPGH from the coding sequence ATGATGAACAAAGCCGTTGTGAGTTCAATTTTGGTCTTCATGATGATCGGTTTGGTTCTTGTTGAGAGTCGTCCGCTTGGTCTAACAAAGACCGAGGAGAAGTTCATGGCTGGTTTCTTCGATGCCTTAGCACTTGGTTCGATCAAAGACTCAGGTCCTAGCCCAGGCGAGGGTCATAAGTTCGTGGACCGGAAAGATACGTTTCGATTTGATAAGCACTCTGGTCCAAGCCCAAGCGGTCCGGGCCACTAA
- the LOC104721035 gene encoding protein MRG1-like, whose protein sequence is MGSSSKEGTASDGDTASGGASPTNDGSLFSEGERVLAYHGPRVYGAKIQKVELRKKEWKYFVHYLGWNKNWDEWVSTDRLLKHTEENLVKQKALEKKRVAEKGTKSGRSAQTRTRSSADTKADKDDTKTNAARGKKRKNEAGNEKENASSEKLMKIQMPATLKKLLTDDWEYIAQKDKVVKLPRAPNVDEILSKYLEFRIKKEGMITDSVAEILKGIRSYFDKALPVMLLYKKERRQYQEVIVDDISPSTVYGAEHLLRLFVKLPELLSYVNMEEETWSRMQQTLSDFLKFVQKNHSTFLLPTAYDSDKVVDSKGKGKDE, encoded by the exons ATGGGAAGCTCGTCGAAGGAAGGGACAGCGAGTGATGGAGATACGGCGAGCGGTGGCGCCTCACCGACTAACGACGGCAGTCTCTTCTCGGAGGGCGAGCGTGTTCTCGCCTACCATGGTCCTCGCGTCTACGGTGCCAAG ATTCAAAAAGTGGAGCTTCGCAAAAAGGAGTGGAAGTACTTCGTTCATTATCTT GGTTGGAACAAAAA TTGGGATGAATGGGTTAGTACCGATAGATTGTTGAAACATACGGAGGAGAATCTTGTGAAACAGAAAGCTCTAGAGAAGAAGCGAGTAGCAGAAAAGGGTACCAAGTCTGGGCGTTCGGCTCAGACTAGAACTAGAAGCTCTGCGG ACACAAAGGCTGATAAAGATGATACCAAGACCAATG CTGCAAGAGGAAAGAAGCGAAAGAACGAGGCAGGCAATGAG aAGGAAAACGCATCGTCAGAGAAGTTAATGAAGATCCAAATGCCCGCAACACTTAAAAAGCTGCTCACTGACGACTGGGAGTATATTGCGCAGAAGGACAAG gtTGTGAAACTTCCGCGCGCACCTAATGTTGATGAGATATTGTCCAAGTATCTTGAATTCAGAATCAAGAAGGAAGGAAT GATAACAGATTCAGTCGCTGAAATTTTGAAAGGCATAAGGAGTTACTTCGATAAGGCCTTACCAGTGATGCTCTTATATAAGAAAGAGCGACGGCAATACCAAGAAGTAATTGTGGATGATATTTCACCTTCAACTGTGTATGGCGCCGAGCATTTGCTTCGTCTCTTTG tGAAATTGCCGGAGCTTCTTTCATATGTAAacatggaagaagaaacatggagTCGTATGCAACAAACATTATCAGACTTCCTCAA GTTCGTTCAGAAGAATCATAGTACTTTCTTGCTACCAACAGCATATGATTCTGATAAGGTGGTAGATAGTAAAGGCAAAGGAAAAGACGAGTGA
- the LOC104721036 gene encoding probable cadmium/zinc-transporting ATPase HMA1, chloroplastic, producing MEPVALTRSSSLTRFPYRRGLSTLRLAQVNSFSIPLLRQKPLPLRISASLSLPPRSIRLRAVEDYHHDHHHHDDEQNHHHHHNQHGCCSVELKAESKPQKVLFGFAKAIGWVRLANFLREHLHLCCSSAVMFLAAAACPYLVPKPYIKSLQNAFMIVGFPLVGVSASLDALMDIAGGKVNIHVLMALAAFASVFMGNALEGGLLLAMFNLAHIAEEFFTSRSMVDVKELKESNPDSALLIEVKNGNVPNISDFSYKSVPVHSVEVGSYILVGTGEIVPVDCEVYQGSATITIEHLTGEVKPLEAKAGDRVPGGTRNLDGRMIVKATKAWNDSTLYKIVQLTEEAHSNKPKLQRWLDEFGENYSKVVVVLSLAIAFLGPFLFKWPFLSTAACRGSVYRALGLMVAASPCALAVAPLAYATAISSCARKGILLKGAQVLDALASCHTVAFDKTGTLTTGGLTCKAIEPIYGHQGRNNASVTTCCVPTCEKEALAVAAAMEKGTTHPIGRAVVNHSVGKDLPSVFVESFEYFPGRGLTATVNGVKSVAEESRLQQASLGSIEFITSLFKSEDESKQIKDAVNASLYGKDFVHAALSVDQKVTLIHLEDQPRPGVSGVIAELKSWARLRVMMLTGDHDSSAWRVANTVGITEVYCNLKPEDKLNHIKNFAREAGGGLIMVGEGINDAPALAAATVGIVLAQRASATAIAVADILLLRDNITGVPFCVAKSRQTTSLVKQNVALALTSIFLAALPSVLGFVPLWLTVLLHEGGTLLVCLNSVRGLNDPSWSWKQDISHLISKLSSQDPTSSNSLSSAEPSH from the exons ATGGAACCTGTTGCTCTTActcgttcttcttctcttacaaGATTCCCTTATCGTCGCGGTTTATCTACTCTCCGACTCGCTCAAGTGAACTCGTTCTCAATTCCTCTTCTCCGTCAAAAACCTCTCCCTCTTCGTATCTCTGCCTCCCTTAGTCTTCCACCACGGTCGATTCGTCTACGTGCTGTCGAAGACTACCATcacgatcatcatcatcacgacGACGAGCAaaatcatcaccaccatcacaaTCAACACGGATGCTGTTCTGTGGAATTGAAAGCGGAGAGCAAACCACAGAAGGTGTTGTTCGGATTCGCTAAAGCAATCGGATGGGTTCGATTGGCCAATTTCCTCAGGGAGCATCTTCATCTTTGTTGCTCCTCCGCCGTAATGTTCCTAGCTGCTGCCGCGTGTCCTTACCTTGTTCCTAAACCTTACATTAAATCTCTTCAGAACGCATTCATGATTGTTGGTTTCCCTCTTGTTGGA GTTTCAGCATCTCTCGACGCACTTATGGATATAGCAGGAGGAAAAGTGAACATCCATGTCTTGATGGCACTTGCGGCTTTTGCATCTGTGTTTATGGGGAACGCTTTGGAAGGAGGATTGCTTCTAGCCATGTTTAATCTTGCTCACATTG CCGAGGAGTTCTTCACAAGTCGGTCTATGGTGGATGTTAAAGAGTTGAAGGAGAGTAATCCGGATTCTGCACTGTTGATCGAAGTGAAAAATGGCAATGTTCcaaatatttctgatttttcCTACAAAAGCGTTCCTGTGCACAGTGTAGAAGTTGGATCTTATATTTTGGTTGGAACTGGTGAG ATTGTGCCTGTAGATTGCGAAGTCTATCAAGGTAGTGCTACCATAACAATTGAGCACTTGACTGGGGAAGTCAAGCCGTTGGAGGCAAAAGCTGGAGATAGAGTGCCTGGTGGTACAAGAAATTTGGATGGCAGAATGATTGTGAAG GCTACGAAAGCATGGAATGATTCGACGCTTTACAAGATTGTACAGTTGACCGAGGAAGCACATTCTAACAAACCCAAACTTCAAAGATGGCTAGATGAATTTGGCGAGAATTACAGCAAGGTGGTGGTTGTTTTGTCACTTGCTATAGCCTTCCTTGGTCCATTTTTGTTCAAGTGGCCTTTTCTCAGCACTGCAG CGTGCAGAGGATCTGTTTACAGAGCATTGGGACTTATGGTGGCCGCATCACCATGTGCTCTGGCCGTAGCTCCATTGGCTTACGCCACTGCTATTAGTTCCTGTGCAAGAAAG GGAATATTGCTGAAAGGTGCACAGGTTCTAGATGCCCTCGCGTCTTGTCATACTGTTGCTTTTGACAAAACAGGGACCTTAACAACTGGCGGCCTTACTTGCAAAGCAATTGAACCCATTTATGGGCACCAAGGAAGAAATAATGCAAGTGTAACAACTTGCTGTGTTCCAACTTGTGAAAAAGAAGCTCTTGCAGTAGCGGCTGCCATGGAAAAGGGAACCACGCATCCTATTGGAAG AGCTGTGGTAAACCACAGTGTAGGTAAAGACCTTCCTTCTGTTTTTGTTGAAAGCTTCGAATATTTTCCTGGCAGAGGCCTTACTGCTACTGTAAATGGTGTTAAG TCAGTAGCTGAAGAGAGTAGATTACAACAAGCATCACTTGGTTCTATAGAGTTCATTACCTCGCTTTTCAAATCTGAAGATGAGTCTAAACAGATCAAGGATGCTGTAAACGCCTCTTTGTATGGAAAAGACTTTGTTCATGCCGCTCTTTCTGTTGATCAAAAG GTAACATTGATTCACCTCGAAGATCAGCCTCGTCCAGGGGTGTCAGGAGTTATAGCAGAACTTAAAAGCTGGGCCAGACTCCGAGTAATGATGTTAACTGGGGATCATGATTCAAGTGCTTGGAGAGTTGCAAACACAGTTGGTATTACCGAAGTCTACTGCAACCTAAAGCCAGAGGATAAGCTAAATCACATAAAGAATTTCGCTCGGGAAGCAG GTGGAGGTTTAATTATGGTAGGAGAAGGGATTAATGATGCTCCAGCTCTAGCTGCTGCAACCGTCGGGATTGTTCTTGCTCAACGTGCAAGTGCCACTGCGATTGCTGTTGCCGACATCTTACTTCTTCGGGACAACATCACCGGTGTTCCGTTCTGTGTCGCTAAATCCCGCCAGACAACATCATTG GTCAAGCAAAACGTAGCTCTTGCGTTAACATCGATATTCTTAGCCGCTCTCCCCtcagttttagggtttgttccGTTGTGGTTGACG GTACTTCTACATGAAGGCGGGACTCTTTTGGTGTGCCTAAACTCAGTACGAGGTCTGAACGATCCATCATGGTCGTGGAAACAAGACATATCTCATCTAATCAGCAAGTTAAGCTCACAAGATCCTACCAGTAGCAACAGTTTAAGCTCTGCAGAGCCTTCACATTAG
- the LOC104721037 gene encoding transcription factor MYB44-like, whose translation MSNPTTRKNMERIKGPWSPEEDDLLQRLVQKHGPRNWSLISKSIPGRSGKSCRLRWCNQLSPEVEHRAFSQEEDDTIIRAHARFGNKWATISRLLNGRTDNAIKNHWNSTLKRKCSGGYDGNLGEEQPLKRTASGGVSTGLYMSPGSPSGSDVSEQSSGQGQQHVFNKPTVRSEVTASSSGEDPPTYLSLSLPWTEETVRVNEAPQLNQNTVMDGGYTAELFPVRKEEDVEVEEDPKGISGGFGGEFMTVVQDMIRTEVRSYMADLQRGNIGGSGGGSSGGGGGSCMPQSVNSRRVGFREFIVNQIGIGKME comes from the coding sequence ATGTCAAACCCGACGACCCGAAAGAATATGGAGAGGATTAAAGGTCCATGGAGTCCAGAAGAAGACGATCTGTTGCAGAGGCTGGTTCAAAAGCACGGTCCGAGGAACTGGTCTTTGATTAGCAAATCAATCCCTGGACGTTCCGGCAAATCTTGTCGTCTCCGTTGGTGTAACCAGCTTTCTCCCGAGGTTGAGCACCGTGCTTTCTCTCAGGAAGAAGACGATACCATTATTCGAGCTCACGCTCGGTTCGGTAACAAGTGGGCTACCATCTCTCGTCTCCTCAATGGACGAACCGACAACGCGATCAAGAACCATTGGAACTCGACGCTGAAGCGAAAATGCAGTGGAGGGTACGATGGTAATTTAGGAGAGGAACAGCCGTTGAAACGTACGGCGAGTGGTGGTGTGTCCACTGGGCTGTACATGAGTCCCGGGAGTCCATCGGGATCTGACGTCAGCGAGCAATCTAGTGGCCAAGGCCAACAACACGTGTTTAATAAACCGACGGTTAGATCTGAGGTGACTGCGTCATCGTCCGGTGAAGATCCGCCGACATATCTTAGCTTGTCTCTCCCTTGGACTGAGGAGACGGTTCGAGTCAACGAGGCACCGCAACTAAACCAGAATACGGTTATGGACGGTGGTTACACGGCGGAGCTGTTCCCCGTTAGAAAGGAAGAGGAtgtagaagtagaagaagatccCAAAGGGATATCTGGTGGATTTGGTGGTGAATTCATGACGGTGGTTCAAGATATGATCAGGACGGAGGTCAGGAGTTACATGGCGGATTTACAGCGAGGGAACATCGGTGGTTCCGGCGGAGGAAGtagtggtggtggcggtggctCGTGTATGCCGCAAAGTGTAAACAGCCGTCGTGTCGGGTTTAGAGAGTTTATAGTGAACCAAATCGGGATTGGGAAGATGGAGTAG